The region TCGCAGAAATACCGTACAGGAGCCGACTTTCTGCTGCCTACTGTGCGTTTTGAAGGGTAGTCAGGGGCCGCCCTCCTCCCCCGAGTGCGACCCTTCTCCTGTCTCCTGTTTACCTTTTGCTGCTGTGGTCGCCTTCCTGGAATTCTTCGATCATCTTGGCGTTGAAGGCGGGGATGTCGTCGGGGTTGCGGCTGGTGACAATGCCCTTGTCCACGACGACCTGCTGGTCGACCCATTCGGCGCCGCCGAGGGTGAGTTCGTGTTTGAGGCTGGGCCAGCTGGTCATTTTCAGGCCTTTGCTGATGCCGGTCTCGCTGAGGCTCCAGGGGCCGTGGCAGATGGCGGCGATGGGTGCGCCGTGGTCGTAGAACGCGCGGACGAACTTCATGGCGTAGGGGTCCAGGCGCAGCTTGTCGGGGTTGACGGTGCCGCCGGGGAGCAGGAGGCCGTCGTAGTCGCTGGGGTTGGCCTGCGTGACGGTGTGGTCCACGTCGTATTTGTCCTGCGGTTCCATGTCGCCTTTCATGCTCTGGATCTGCCCGGCCTTGAGGCTGATGAGGTGCGTGGTGGCCCCGGCGGCCTCTAGCGCCTCGCGGGGTTTCACCAGTTCGACCTGTTCGACGCCGTCGGCGGCGAGGATGGCGATGGTCTTGCCTTTCAGGGGTTGGTCGGTCATGCGTTCAGCGTGCCGTGTGGGCTGACGTGGGGCGTGATGGTGGTCTGAAGGCGCGTTGAGGCGGGGTTGAGGGGGGCTTGAGTTGGTGTGGGTTCTTGCCTTGCGGGCCAGGGGCGTGTGATGGGGTGGGGGGCATGACACTGACTGAGGAGTTCGCGAAGGCCTTGCAGGCGGCCGAGCAGGGCGGGGACGTTTCGGGGCTGCTGGCCCTGCACGCGGGGAACGTGACGTTGCGCAACCTGACGCAGCAGACGTGGGAGGGGGCGGAGGGTGCGCGGGCGTTCTGGGAGGCGTACCTGGAAAATTTCGAGGAGGTGCGCAGTGAGTTCACCCGCGTGCAGGAAGAGGGGGGTCTGGGCGTGCTGGAGTGGACGGCGTCGGGTCGCCTGCCGGGCGGGCGGGAGATCTCGTACCGGGGCGTGAGCCTGCTGGACGTGCAGGGTGGGAAGGTCTCGGCGTTCCGCACGTATTACGACAGTGCGGCGTTCGTGGTGGCGACCCCCGCCTGACCGTCAAGTGAAGAACGCGCCCGCCCCGGCACAGGCCAGGGGCGGGCATTATTTATCCCTCTCCCGAGCGGTGAGGGGGCCTTACTTGTCTGTGCCGGGCGTGGTCACTTCGACGGCGGTGAGGGTCTCGGTGACGCGGAAGGTGTGGGGCGTATTGGCGGGGACGTGGTAGGAGTCGCCGGGCTGGAGGCTGACGGTTTCGCCGTTCACGATCAGGTCAACCTTGCCTTCAATGACGTACCCGAGGGTTTCGTACTCGTGGGTGTGTTCGGGCTTGTCGGCGTTGGGTTCCTCGCGGTGCCACAGGCGCATGCTGCTCTGCTGCCCCTTGACGAGGTGGTGTTCGCCGTCTTTACCGTGGGTGGTGTCGCTCTGGCTGACCTTGTATTGGCTCATGGAGTTCAGCGTGCGCTGCCTGGGCGCCCCGGGGCGTGATGGGGGCCTGAAGGGGAATTCACGCAGGGTTGATGAGGACTTGAGGCGCCGCAGAGCCTGGTTGCTGCGCTGTCCAGTCCCCCGGTGGGTGCGGGCCGGGGCACGCTGCATCTTTCGCTGCCTGAGCGCGCCGTTCCCGTGCTGGACGCACGCCCCGGCAACCCCGTTTTTTTTGCCGTCCCAGTGGTCATTTTCTTCCTCTGGCAGGTTGAGCGGGTGTGGGGTACACTGGGCGTCTCTGGCCGCCCTGTGTGTGGCCGTCTGAAAGGGGGTGAGGTGCTGCCGTGGGAACGAAAGAAGAGGTTCGTTCGCGCCTGAACATTGCGGATGTGGTGGGCGAGTACGTGCAGCTCTCCCCCGCCGGGCGCGGTCGCCTGAAGGGGTTGTGCCCGTTCCATAAGGAGAAGTCGCCGTCGTTCCAGGTGGATACGGAGCAGGGCTACTTCTACTGCTTTGGCTGCAAGGCGGGCGGGGACGTGTTCAGTTTCGTGCAGCGCACCGAGAACCTGAGTTTCGGGGACGCGATGCGCAAGCTCGCGGAGCGCGCCGGAATTCAGGTGGAGGCGCGGTACGGCGAGCGGTCAAGCCGGGACGTGTTCGACGTGAATGCGTTCGCGCTGGCGTACTTCCGTGAGCACCTGATGGGGCCTGCGGGTGAGGCAGCGCTGGCGTACCTGCGGCGGCGTGGCCTGACGGACGCGACCATCGAGTCATTCGAGATCGGCTTCGCCCCGGACGGCTGGGACGGCCTGCTGAAGCACGCGCGGGTGAAGGGCGTGTCGGAACGGCAGCTGCTGGAGGCCGGGCTGCTGATCGAGAACCCGGAGTCCGGACGGGTGTACGACCGCTTCCGCGCGCGGGTGATGTTCCCCATCCGCGATCACCTGGGGCGGCTGGTGGGCTTCGGGGGGCGCGTGCTGGACGACAGCAAGCCGAAGTACCTGAACACCCCCGAGACGGACGTGTTCCGCAAGGGTGAACTGCTGTACGGGCTGGACAAGGCCCGCCTGGGCCTGAAGAACGGCGGCGAGCTGGTGGTGGTCGAAGGCTACATGGACGTAATCACCATGCACCAGCACGGCTTCACGGGGGCGGTGGCGAGCCTGGGCACGGCCCTGACCGCCGAGCACGCGACGCTGCTGGAACGCCTGGGCGCGCAGAGTCTCGTGCTGCTGTTCGACCGCGACGAGGCGGGCCTGAAGGCGACGCTGTCGGGACTGGATCAGGTGCTCGGCGCGAAGTTCCGCGTGCGCGCCACGAGCGTGCCGAGCGGGAAGGACCCGGCGGACACCCTCCTGGCGGGGGATATCGAGCAGCTGCGCACGGCCCTGAGCAGCGGTCTGGACGAGGTGCGCTACCGCGTGCAGGCCGCCATCGAGCGGCACGGGGTGGGCACCAGCGAGGGCAAACGCCGCATCCTGATGGAACTGCTGCCGCGCATGCAGAACCTCGACCCCCTGGACGAGATCGCCGAGGGCGTGCGCGGCGCGGCGTGCGAGACGCTGGGCATCAAGCCCGAGGCGCTCATGGAATGGATCGCCAGCAAGGCCAAGAGGCGCACCCTGACCGACACGCATCTGGCGGGCATGACCAGCACGCGCAGCGAGGAGGACCGCGAACTGGCCCTCCTGAAGCAGCTGCTGGTTGATCCATCGCTGCTGGCGAAACTGGACGGCAGTATGCCGTGGCGCAACGAGTCGGTGCGCAAGGTGATGCTGGCCGCGCGCGGCGCGCAGACCCCCGACGACATTCTGGACGTGTTCCGGGGCCAGCCCGAGGAGCAACTCCTGATCCGCCTGATGTTCGAGGGCCGCGACGCGGGCACCATCGGCCGGGAGAACAGCCAGCAGTACGAGCAGAAGGTCAACGGCTACGCGGCGGCCGCCGTGGACGACATTCAGGTGACTCTCAGCATCGACGCGATGCGCGCCGAGGTGGACCTGCTGAAGAAACAGGTGCCGGGCGCTCCTCCCACCGAGCAGTTGGGCCTCCTGCGGCAGATTCAGGACCTCCAGCGCGCCATCGAAGCCGAGAAACGCGTGCGCGGGGCCGCAAGAGCGTAAGGCGCGGCTCTCTCGCTCTCTGCGGTACAGCTACGAGTCCCACAAGGGGAGAGGGTGCCCTGCAGGGGCGGGTGAGGGGGCGTGTGACCACCCCTGCTCGCCCTGCGTTTTACACTTCCCCGCCCCATTCCAGCCCGTGCCGCGTCCACGCGGCTTCGATGTGGGTCAGGACGTCCAGCGGCAGCGGGCCCTGCTGGACGAGGTCGATGTTCCGTTCGAGGTTCTGGATGCTGGCGGTGCCGACGATGGCGCTGTGGACGCCGGGGGCGTACGCGGTGAAGCGCAGGGCGAGGTCCAGCCAGTCGAGTCCGGCCTGCTGGCGGATGGAGTCCATGTTCAGGGTGCGCAGACGCTCCCAGTACGTTTCAGCGTAGTCGCCTGCGGGGCGGTCCGCGAAGCGCCAGGCGGCGTTGGCGATGGGGCGTTTGGCGATGACGCCCATGCCGCTCTCGGTGGCGGCGGGGAGCAGCTGGCGGCGGCTGAACTGGTCGGCGAGGTTGACGCTGGTCTCGACGCTGCCGAAGCGGCCGCTCTGGATGGCCCAGGCGAGGGCTTCGTTCTCGCCGCTGTACGCGGCGACGCGGATCAGGCCGTCGCGCCGGGCGGCGTCGAGGGCGCCGAGGAGGTCGTCGCGGCGCAGGGTCTCGGCCGGGCAGGAGTGCAGGTGGAAGATGTCGATCCAGTCGCAGCGCAGCCGTGTGAGGGCCTGTTCGATGCCCAGGCGGATGGCCTGCGGCGTCCAGTCGTCGGCGCCGTCGGCGCTGTAGCCGCCCTTGCTGCTGAGGATGAAGTCGTGGCGGCGGTAGGCGAGGTGCCGTCCGATGCGTTCCTCGCTGAGGCCGTAGCCGCGCGCGGTGTCGACCAGGGTGATGCCCCGGTCGATGGCGCGGTTGAGCAGGGTGCCCGCGTGGTCTTCACTCAGTGCACCGTCGCCGATCTGCCCGGCGCCGAGGCCGAGGAGGCTGACGCGCAGGCCGGTGGTGCCGAAGTCCCTCTGTTCCATGACGGGTATTGTGCGCCGCTGGCGTTCAGTTGGTGGTGAGGTTCAGGTCAGCCTGGGCTTCCTGTTCGGCGCGGAACTGGAGTTCGTACAGGTCGCGGTACAGGCCGCCCACCGCGAGGAGCTGCGCGTGGGTGCCGTCCTCGGTGACGCGCCCGGCGTCCATGACGAGGATGCGGTCGGCGTTCCGGATGGTGCTGAGGCGGTGGGCGATGACGAAGGTGGTGCGGCCCTGCATGAGGCGTTCCAGCGCGGCCTGCACGAGCGCTTCGGATTCGTTGTCCAGGGCGCTGGTGGCCTCGTCGAGGATCAGGATGCGGGGGTCTTTCAGGATGGCGCGGGCGATGGCGACCCGCTGCCGCTGCCCGCCGCTGAGTTTCACGCCGCGTTCCCCCACGACCGTGTCGTAGCCGTGCGGGAAGGCGCTGATGAACTCGTGGGCGTTCGCGGCGCGGGCAGCGGCCTCGACCTCGTCGGGTCTCGCGCCGGGACGGCCGTACAGGATGTTCTCGCGGATGCTGCCGCTGAACAGCAGCGTCTCCTGCGGCACGAGGCCCACTTGGGCGCGCAGGTCCGCCAGAGCGTAGTCGCGCACGTCCCGCCCGTCCACGCGCAGGGTGCCGCCCGTGACGTCCCAGAAGCGCGGGATGAGGTTCACGAGGGTGGTCTTCCCCGCCCCGCTCGGCCCGACCAGCGCGACGACCTGCCCGGCGGGAACGTCCAGTGTCACGTCGCGCAGCACGGCGGCACGTTTCCCTTCAGTCTCACCGTCATAGGTGAATGACACGCCGTCGAAGGACACGCGGCCCTCCGCGCGGGCCAGCGGGGCGGGCTGCGCGGGCTGCGGCAGGTCGCTGCGTTCGTCCAGCAGTTCGAAGATGCGGCCCGACGCGCCCAGCGCCTCCTGGAACTGGTTGAACACGCCGGTCAGCGCGACGACCGTGCCGCCCACCTGAAGCGCGTAGAACAGGAATGTCACCAGATTCCCCGGCGTGAGGCTGCCCGCCATGACCAGCCGCCCCCCGTACCACAGGACCACGGCCAGGGCGCCGAAGGTCAGGAAGCTCATCACGCCCGCCATGAGTGCCTGGAGGCGAGCGCGTTTCAGGGCGGCCAGGAAGCTCTGCGTGACGCCCTGCCCGTAGCGGCCCTCCTCCACGCCTTCCGCGGTGAAGCTCTGCACGACGCGCACGCCGCTGATGGCCTCCTCGGCGCTGGCGTTCGCGCCCGCCACCGCGTCCTGCACTTCGCGGCTCACGCGGCGGATGCGTCGCCCGATCGTCACGGCCGTGCCGATAACCAGCGGAATGACCGCCAGGGTCAGCAGGCTCAGGCGCGGACTGGTCGTCACGAGCAGCACCACCGCGCCCACCAGACTCACCGACTGCGCCGCAAGCTGCGCCAGCGCCGTACTCGTCACGGTCTGCACAGTGCCCACGTCTGACGTCAGGCGGCTGGTCAGATCCCCGGTCTTGTGCTCCCCGAAGAAGCGCGGCGAGAGCGTCAGCAGATGCGCGAACACCGCCCGCCGCAGGTCCGCCACCACTCCTGCCCCCACCCGCGAGAGCAGGAACGACTGCGCCGCGCCGAACACCGCCGACAGCGCGAAGATGCCCAGCAGCGCCAGCACCGTCCGGTCGAGCGGCCCGGTGTCCGTGGACCCGACCTTCAGGAATGACGCATCAATCAACCGCCCGAACAGCGCCGGGAAGACCAGATTCAGGCCGCTGGAGATCAGCGTGGCCACCACGCCCACCACGAACACCCACCGGTATGGCCGCGCGAACGCCAGCAGCCGCACCAGCTGACGCGGATCCCGCCTCACACGCGGCGCATCCGGACTGAGGGACGAAGCAGCACGACCAGGACGGGAGAACATAGGAACAGGGTACGCGGGAAGCGAGAGGGCAGTGAGGAGTAGGTCGTGGGGAGTGGGAACCCAGACTGCTTCGCAGCGGGAAGGGTAAATCCTCTGCTTCGCAGCTGTGCCAGCCAGTCAGCTGCGCTGACAGCTCCCCTTGAAGGAGAGTCAGGGGCAGCATGCTTCTGCCGAAGCGAAACAAAGTCGATCAGCGGCCCGCACCATCCGCCCTGCTCGCCGCCGCACACCACCACTGGCCGTTGTGCGCGAAGCGCGCGGGCCTGCGAGGGGGGCGAAGGATGGCGTCGAAGCCAGACACGTTACCGCCCGACACGAACACGCCGCATCGAAAGAATCTCTTGCCCAGTGCAACGTAAACCCCCCAGCCCCCTACCCCAGAGGGGCAGGGGGCTGGGGGGTGGGGTGATCAGTTAAATCTCAGGCCAGCGCCGCTTCAGGTGCCACGTACGCCAGTTCGAACGCGTCGGCGACGCCCTGGTACGTGAGTTTGCCCTGGTGGGTGTTGAGGCCGAGCATGAGGGCCTTGTTGCGGTGGAGGGCTTTGGCGCCGTGGTCGGCGAGGAGGAGGGCGTACGGGAGGGTCTGGTTGGTGAGGGCGAAGGTGCTGGTGCGGGGCACGGCGCCGGGCATGTTGGCCACGCCGTAGTGGATGACGCCGTCGACGGTGTAGGTGGGGTCGTCGTGGGTGGTGGCGTGGATGGTTTCGACGCAGCCGCCCTGGTCGACGGCGACGTCGACGATGACGCTGCCTTCGGGCATGAGCCCCAGCATGTCGCGGGTGACGAGGTGGGGGGCTTTGGCGCCGGGGATGAGGACGCCGCCGATGAGGAGGTCGGTGGTGGGGAGCAGGTCGCGGATGTTGGCTTCGCTGCTCATCATGGTGGTGAGCTTGCCGAAGAACACGTCGTCGAGGTATGCGAGGCGGCGCTGTGACACGTCGAGGATGGTGACTTTGGCGCCGAGGCCCATGGCCATCTTGGCGGCGTTGGTGCCGACGACGCCGCCGCCGATGATGGTGACGTGGCCGGGTTGCACGCCGGGCACGCCGCCGAGGAGGACGCCGCGTCCGCCGACGGGTTTCTGGAGGTGGTACGCGCCGGCCTGGACGCTGAGGCGGCCCGCGACTTCGCTCATGGGGGTGAGGAGGGGGAGGCTGCCGTCGTCGAGCTGCACGGTTTCGTAGGCGACGCCGGTGGTGCCGCTTTGCAGGAGGGCATCGGTGAGGGGGCGGTCGGCAGCGAGGTGCAGGTATGTGAAGAGCAGCAGGTCGGGGCGGAGGTAGTGGTATTCGCTCTGGATGGGTTCTTTGACCTTCACGACCATCTCGGCGGCCCAGGCGTCGTCGGCGGTGCCGAGGGTAGCGCCGGCGCTCACGTAGTCCTGATCGGAGATGCCGCTGCCGAGGCCGGCGCCCTGCTGGACGGTGACGGTGTGGCCGCGGCGGATGAGGGTGGCGACGCCGCCGGGGGTGAGGGCGACGCGGTTTTCTTTGACCTTGATTTCTTTCGGGAGTCCGATGTGCATGGTGTGTCCTTTGTGGCCGCGCAGCGTGAATCTGCGGGCGAGATGCTGATTTGCTTGACGCAAGATTAACAGTTGGTGACGCAATCAGGATTGCCCGCAAGCGCCCTTTTCAGGCCGTATGCCGCAATATGATTGCGCCGGTATGCTATGATGCGCTCTATCATGTCTCAGAGTGATCTGGATGCCATTGACCGGCAGATTCTGGGGATCCTGCAACGGGACGCCCGCATTCCGAACACGGAACTCGCGGACGAGATTGGCCTGACCCCCGCCCCCACCCTGCGCCGCGTGCGCCGCCTGGAGGAGGAGGGCGTCATCCAGCGGTACGTGGCACTGCTTGACCCGAAAACCGTTGGCCGCGAACTGATGGTGATCGTGCGCGTCACGCTGGACAAGCAGACCAAGGCGGGCTTCGAGGAATTCGCGAAGAAGATGCAGGAACGACCCGAGGTGCTCGAATGCTTCCTGTGCCTGGGCGACATCGACTACCTGCTGAAGGTGTCCGTGCCGGATCTGGACGCGTACCAGCACTTCCTGGTGAACACCCTGGCCGCCATTCCCGGCGTGCGCAACACCGCCAGCACCATCGTGGTGAAGCAGGAGAAGTACACGACCAGCCTCCCACTGGAGTGACGCGGCCTGCTGGGGCGGCACCAGGCCCACGCCCAGCGGACGCTCGCCGGGACCTCTCATGGACGCTGTGGGACACTGATGCATGTCCCGACGTGCCCTGATCACCGCTTCCGTCCTGCTGGGTGCCGCCCTGGTCGCCTGCGCGCCCGCCGCCACTACCGCCCCGGCCACCACCACGCCGGCTGGTACAGCTCCGGCCACCACGGCCCCGGCGCCCGTCACCGCGCCGGTCTCCCCCAATCCTGCGGCGCCCGCGCCCGCCCCGGTGCTGAGCTTCCAGGCGATGCCGGAACTCACGCAGGCTCCGGTGCGCTCGTTCAGCAGCCCGCCCGCGCAGATCATCGACCCGAACAAACGCTACCGCGCCGTCCTGAAGACCAGTCAGGGCGACGTG is a window of Deinococcus radiotolerans DNA encoding:
- a CDS encoding type 1 glutamine amidotransferase domain-containing protein, producing MTDQPLKGKTIAILAADGVEQVELVKPREALEAAGATTHLISLKAGQIQSMKGDMEPQDKYDVDHTVTQANPSDYDGLLLPGGTVNPDKLRLDPYAMKFVRAFYDHGAPIAAICHGPWSLSETGISKGLKMTSWPSLKHELTLGGAEWVDQQVVVDKGIVTSRNPDDIPAFNAKMIEEFQEGDHSSKR
- a CDS encoding cupin domain-containing protein, which gives rise to MSQYKVSQSDTTHGKDGEHHLVKGQQSSMRLWHREEPNADKPEHTHEYETLGYVIEGKVDLIVNGETVSLQPGDSYHVPANTPHTFRVTETLTAVEVTTPGTDK
- a CDS encoding Lrp/AsnC family transcriptional regulator; translated protein: MSQSDLDAIDRQILGILQRDARIPNTELADEIGLTPAPTLRRVRRLEEEGVIQRYVALLDPKTVGRELMVIVRVTLDKQTKAGFEEFAKKMQERPEVLECFLCLGDIDYLLKVSVPDLDAYQHFLVNTLAAIPGVRNTASTIVVKQEKYTTSLPLE
- the dnaG gene encoding DNA primase yields the protein MGTKEEVRSRLNIADVVGEYVQLSPAGRGRLKGLCPFHKEKSPSFQVDTEQGYFYCFGCKAGGDVFSFVQRTENLSFGDAMRKLAERAGIQVEARYGERSSRDVFDVNAFALAYFREHLMGPAGEAALAYLRRRGLTDATIESFEIGFAPDGWDGLLKHARVKGVSERQLLEAGLLIENPESGRVYDRFRARVMFPIRDHLGRLVGFGGRVLDDSKPKYLNTPETDVFRKGELLYGLDKARLGLKNGGELVVVEGYMDVITMHQHGFTGAVASLGTALTAEHATLLERLGAQSLVLLFDRDEAGLKATLSGLDQVLGAKFRVRATSVPSGKDPADTLLAGDIEQLRTALSSGLDEVRYRVQAAIERHGVGTSEGKRRILMELLPRMQNLDPLDEIAEGVRGAACETLGIKPEALMEWIASKAKRRTLTDTHLAGMTSTRSEEDRELALLKQLLVDPSLLAKLDGSMPWRNESVRKVMLAARGAQTPDDILDVFRGQPEEQLLIRLMFEGRDAGTIGRENSQQYEQKVNGYAAAAVDDIQVTLSIDAMRAEVDLLKKQVPGAPPTEQLGLLRQIQDLQRAIEAEKRVRGAARA
- the ald gene encoding alanine dehydrogenase; its protein translation is MHIGLPKEIKVKENRVALTPGGVATLIRRGHTVTVQQGAGLGSGISDQDYVSAGATLGTADDAWAAEMVVKVKEPIQSEYHYLRPDLLLFTYLHLAADRPLTDALLQSGTTGVAYETVQLDDGSLPLLTPMSEVAGRLSVQAGAYHLQKPVGGRGVLLGGVPGVQPGHVTIIGGGVVGTNAAKMAMGLGAKVTILDVSQRRLAYLDDVFFGKLTTMMSSEANIRDLLPTTDLLIGGVLIPGAKAPHLVTRDMLGLMPEGSVIVDVAVDQGGCVETIHATTHDDPTYTVDGVIHYGVANMPGAVPRTSTFALTNQTLPYALLLADHGAKALHRNKALMLGLNTHQGKLTYQGVADAFELAYVAPEAALA
- a CDS encoding aldo/keto reductase, which codes for MEQRDFGTTGLRVSLLGLGAGQIGDGALSEDHAGTLLNRAIDRGITLVDTARGYGLSEERIGRHLAYRRHDFILSSKGGYSADGADDWTPQAIRLGIEQALTRLRCDWIDIFHLHSCPAETLRRDDLLGALDAARRDGLIRVAAYSGENEALAWAIQSGRFGSVETSVNLADQFSRRQLLPAATESGMGVIAKRPIANAAWRFADRPAGDYAETYWERLRTLNMDSIRQQAGLDWLDLALRFTAYAPGVHSAIVGTASIQNLERNIDLVQQGPLPLDVLTHIEAAWTRHGLEWGGEV
- a CDS encoding ABC transporter ATP-binding protein, whose amino-acid sequence is MFSRPGRAASSLSPDAPRVRRDPRQLVRLLAFARPYRWVFVVGVVATLISSGLNLVFPALFGRLIDASFLKVGSTDTGPLDRTVLALLGIFALSAVFGAAQSFLLSRVGAGVVADLRRAVFAHLLTLSPRFFGEHKTGDLTSRLTSDVGTVQTVTSTALAQLAAQSVSLVGAVVLLVTTSPRLSLLTLAVIPLVIGTAVTIGRRIRRVSREVQDAVAGANASAEEAISGVRVVQSFTAEGVEEGRYGQGVTQSFLAALKRARLQALMAGVMSFLTFGALAVVLWYGGRLVMAGSLTPGNLVTFLFYALQVGGTVVALTGVFNQFQEALGASGRIFELLDERSDLPQPAQPAPLARAEGRVSFDGVSFTYDGETEGKRAAVLRDVTLDVPAGQVVALVGPSGAGKTTLVNLIPRFWDVTGGTLRVDGRDVRDYALADLRAQVGLVPQETLLFSGSIRENILYGRPGARPDEVEAAARAANAHEFISAFPHGYDTVVGERGVKLSGGQRQRVAIARAILKDPRILILDEATSALDNESEALVQAALERLMQGRTTFVIAHRLSTIRNADRILVMDAGRVTEDGTHAQLLAVGGLYRDLYELQFRAEQEAQADLNLTTN
- a CDS encoding nuclear transport factor 2 family protein codes for the protein MTLTEEFAKALQAAEQGGDVSGLLALHAGNVTLRNLTQQTWEGAEGARAFWEAYLENFEEVRSEFTRVQEEGGLGVLEWTASGRLPGGREISYRGVSLLDVQGGKVSAFRTYYDSAAFVVATPA